Within Bactrocera oleae isolate idBacOlea1 chromosome 6, idBacOlea1, whole genome shotgun sequence, the genomic segment ACCACATACTACACAAACACTGCGTAGACTGCAATGTGATTTGGTGTGTCCATACTCTTGGTAGTAACCGGATCACTTCTTTTATGTGGTTCTTCAACGGTAACTCTACGaggtagaaaatatttaaaattataaatcaaatGTGTTTCACATTTCTTTAATTGGTAAGCATTTAGTATCAACTCAATTTAAAACATTGGTTGCGGTCCGATCTGAGAATTTCTGTGGATATTGTACTGTTGCCTTGGGCCATGCCGAATTTCGAGAAGaaatctcgtcaaatacaaaagttttccatacaacgacTAGATtgtaatcgatcagtttgtatggcatctatatgctataatccgttctaaacaatttgtttggaggtACAGCATCCTCCGGTTAATTGATTTGCCCGCTTATTTGAACCACCTGAACggtcaaaaatatattgtatgcaaaagaaatatattgtGGACAAAGTAAATATTCCTGCATAATTGAACCTGGttaattgattaaaaatatgtgttatagCAGATAATATATACCTTTAATTTCCACCGGTTAATTGCTTTGGTTAAAAAACTAATCTGTTATGTTCCACATAAGGCATCCGTCCGCTctcgaagttttaaaatatttatatacaagtacttcgAAGATATATTTATTGAGAAAACAAGTTTTAATGTAATTTAGGGAATAATCGCCTGATATTTCACGTAGAttgaacaatataaaaaaaattacatacttcttcaattaacatttaaaaaatgtaagcaaagatcttttaatatttgaatgcaAGTGCTGCATATAAACAATAGCTAGTTTTTtcttaagttattttttttttttttaataatgaactctaagtgcattgtcttgattttgttcttcatattttataagttaaaagttaaaaatattatttaaatatctttactaaatactaaatacttaaagtgcacatatgaattttattttaaataacttctCTAATTAAGCGATGAATTGTTCAATTAAACGAGTATCACATACTGATGTCGGTCATAAACTCTGCTAAAACAACGAACATTATTATAACTATGACACTAGACtcagcagtgagtcgatcctctggctagTCTTAGTGTCTTAAGTTGTTAACTTGTTAGTTGTTAACGCCGTTCGTTAAGGGTGAGTCCGGTAGTAAGTTGATCCTCTGACCGACTCAACCGGGAATTTTTTTAAACGGCTATACACGAGCGCCGGTAGAAACATCAACATCCGAGCGTAAACGCATGCTGCAAGACATCGCCATCTAAGTCTACACGAGCGGAAGCAGAAACATCCGggcgtcgtcgtcgtagcaccCACGAGCGTCAACGCACGCAGCAGCACATCGTCATctaagcctacacgagcgccggcaggATCATCCGAGTATCGTCATCGTAGCACACACGAGCCTCAACTCACGTAGCGGTAGAATCGCCGTGGAAGCCATCATCACCACAGGACGCAAACGTAAGTCATCTTAAGCCGCTTAGCACCCCCAGAGCGCGGCAGAATAGAATACGCTATCGTATAATAGCTATTCAACGGGAGGCATTTCACTCTTAACCGTGCGAAGGCTGGAAGTCACACGTGAAGTAGGTAGTGAGTTGATCCTTAGACCTGCTCCACGCTTGGCATCGTGGCCGCTGCcactgccctccgtaattcTGCGTGATAGTGACCGCTACTCTACCATTGTGGATgtatggtaattttttaataaaatacgatTTGTAAAAGGCCCCATCgcttacaaattttttgtaacgaaccctggacacggcgagtatacctcagcaaatcacAAGAAGCAGGGGCAGCAAAAAGTTTCGTTACAGGCTTATTCCCATAATTTTATTGTGATTGATTTATATTCtgtaaagttaaaaattaatggtatatgaaatttaaaatttacatttaaagagTAGGCGTAGTTGTACTCCGATTTTGTCAATTTTACTAACGTAACataagaatataaaattaatgccATACagctaattttatatttttacagtacATGGATTAGTGCTATACAGACCTCCTTTCAGGAAGTCTGATGGAAATTGATTTATTGATATGCTTATTAAACTGATTAAAGGGCGGGGCCGCCCACAGACATCCCTTTGCACTGCGATATCTTGTACCAAATAGCGgtttttttaatcttaattcAGAGCTTATTCCCctttatatgttatttattaagagCATTTTGCGGGCGTAGCAATTATCCGATTTCCTTTTGAGTGCAAAAATATACCTCCCGTCTCTTATTTATGCAGAAGAAATTCTCAATCATAAATTTCTTATCAATAATTTCCCTGAGAAAAATTTCTTATCAACATAAATTTATCAATACAAAAAGTCAATAAACTTCCACACATTCATATGAGCAGCTTACGCCCGAACATTCAAATTTCCATGCCAGCCATCGATTGGATTATTTTTACGATGGCCACCGTCAACGGTCGTTTGATAATGATTCCACAGCCCGAGACCAAATATTGGTCCAGTCCGACCACAGCTCCTCAGCATTATCCTTGAAAAACGTAGTTTTCATTAACTAATCATACATGGCAACTATATCAGCCTCGGGAACAAATGCGAGAGCATACAACATTATCAACTGCAATAAAAAATCACCATCTCCGGCATAGCGAGCTTGTAATCCACGTCTCTATATTCTCCTCCATAGAATCTGCACCAACAAAAATATCCTGGGCAGCTTTTATAAAAGCCAACTCGTAATCCGtagtaataattttattgttcaATCCAGGTTTGATAGCGTTCAATTGCGACAGCATACTACGGTATAGTTACTTCGATTTTCCAGACACAATGTAAATACGAGAGGCATAACTTCTCCATTTACAATTCTATGTATGCTATACAGCTGGTAGAAAATCGAAGGAACGACATGAAATGTTCTGTCGGCAAACCAAGTATCTGATGTTTGAAGATAACTCAAATTACGCttagttgtaaaaataatatatcttcCACGGCGATTATTAAGCTATTAACGTCCAACCAAGACCTTAGCTCAGCTCCAAGCCTTACGATATAGAATACGTAGTATTACGCATCAGGAattattaattcattaattgatACAGAATTAGCAGTGATTATCTCATTATCAGCCCTTATACGAGACACTGTACGGCACATGTTCGAACGATTACCAAATACACTAACAGCAGACGTTGAGACTTTGCCAACTGCCGCTGCAACGATGCTGCTTGATGGCTCTCTCGTTACATTGGAATTTCGACTAATTTTCGCACGCACTTTTGCAGCTTTGATTTTGGCAGGCTCTAAGGGCATGTTGGTAGTCAAATTCTTGTATAATCGATCctaaaatatcatataaaaagtaTCAACACATAAGACAAATAATATAATGTCTATAATGAAACAAATACTTGGTCGGCTTAattataccgtcccaggcttttgGGGATAAAATggatatgggcggatagaggagatcttCCAtgtcaagaatatatatagatatagcagCGGTAAActaatagttttcgagatacagtgggtcacagcttatttgatacagcagtaAACTACGCTAGAAACCACACAAAAGTTAGTCCAATGAATGCCAACCAGGATCCAGGCTCTTGTTAAGGCGAAAggctttcacacaaaatattaaaatttaagatggaaagtgatttgtttatgttattttagaatgaattgaactgtatcaaataagctgtgacctgaaattaagcagtaattctaattttatatacatatatttgaaaataaaatatttttgaaataaatgaagtagattatatatatgaaattctttactctataatatagcgtttaaattttttcaatattcctttcagtttagaaaatattaggattcgaaatttatatcgactgctgtatcaaataagctgtgacccaCTGTATTTACGTTTACAGTggaaaatttcaacaatttaaagTACGTACTTTtccgatttaaaatgaattatgcacttatatatttcacttttatataaactaacacttcactaattcgtttttacagattttggttatattatatgatgcaaaaatagctttatttcaatatttaaatcattcttcaattttattaattttgacaataaaataaatgtcaaataaccagtgttgccatattttgcaaagaaagaaaaatacaataaaaagagGGATTATACCCTAAATACAGGAACCATAATTGTTGATGGACCCTAATAAACCTTTTAGTTTCTTTCACTTGATAAACCCTGGTGTTGGACTGGCCAGGGCCCAAAAAGAAGTTCGGCACGAAAAAAACCTTGGTACACCCcggcaaaaaggagttctatgCGAAAAGACCTAGGTACACCcctgtgttggaccgaccagggttatttttttgaagcgttATGTTATAGAGGGTATATCACTCtctttaaacttcattttctataacggattataacggatattgttacaactaaacaaggTACCGTTTCCTTTTTTTGTCCGTTTACATATCGTATCATTGGATTagtaaatattgtgcatataataCAATTCTGTAGAAGGTAAttgggtattttatttattttgactgctttcattcgtttggatatggcaacacttattatctgtcaacatggaacccatttattattgtgcatatacataaattgtgtaaaaataaaatgcctatttaaagcatatattaaaataattaatataaaataaatatgtagaaactttGTAGTGAAATGTAAGTaagtaaaatttgtgaaattttcaacttaaagcgcaaatatctcgaaaactataagtttccggcggctataattatatatatattctttatctggagaatctcctctaacctcaaccatacccctcttaaccctgaaatcgtgggatggtatactaaagtttccccaATTTTACTACCATCATCgcgataataaatatacataaaacccTTTTCGCAGAGGGTGTTCTTTCCTTTTTGATTAAAGCACATCATAAATGCTTTGAAACATCAAATTACTGGTCTTCACCAAACTGAACCCCCACCAAGGGTTTCATCACCCTTCTAACTTTTTGCAATGAGAAATTATAGCGGGATATTTTTACCATGAGATATAATAACCAcaagacatttttttaaaggaggatatattatatatttaccatGACATTTTAATAGCCACGAGACATTTTTTTATAGCGTGATATATTTTTACCATGACATATTATAATCACGAGACATTTTTTTATAGCGTGGTATATTTTTACCATGAGATATTATAACCACGAGAAATTTTTGCATGCTGAGAAAATTAGACGTCCACcgctaatttcaattaaatattttttaatatcttgttTTTTATCCTTATTTACAAAGTATTTCTATTACACCTtgtctatgtaaatatgtaatgtgCAAAACATCAGTTACcaaattcaaatttctgaacaTATCGTATTGGTACGAGCACGGATGATACAACATAATCGAATCCACGATATATTACCAGAAGCGACTAGTTagtgaattcgtagttgccagaatgtgcACGGTTCTAGTTAGTGTGTTGTCATGTTCGTCAAGCgtgtataccagtacaagggtcggTCAGTTCGGAGAGCACGAAACGTGTATAGCAACACAGAAGTGTCCTCAGAGGTGGAAGAGCATGATAAAATTAAACCTGAAAAGGATGACTCCTTGCAAGAAGGTGTAGAATTTGAAAATGTCCTCACAGGTGGAAGAGCAGGATGAAATTAAACCTAAAATGTATGACTCTTTGCATAAAGGTCCACAAATTGAAAATGTATTTcatgaagtggagttgaaccaatgtacaacgagtGGAGAAATAAATTCAGAAAGCTCAGTCGCAAAAGCATATTGGGCAGatcggagcagtttaaagttgatgtgtggctgcttgcatcgagtatggaaaagcgaaaatgggcaaacctccCGAGTACTTAAGAAGAGGACCATTTCAACCAATTGCCCGACTTATACACAGTTCCTAATCAAGAGGCTGTACCAGTGGCGGACGCATTCATCAATGAGTGGgtttcggtgttccaatggagttacattctgatcaagaatggaatctcgggacagctttaagtcaagggatgtaccagaaccTAGGTATCCAGgaaacggatggaattaactcctCCATTAACTTtgtgtttggtaccgcaaatatgtctaatcgggacgatcagacttaggtgaaaGGCAGTATGAcaaacacggatgatagaacaaaatcgaatggaCGATAAATTGCCGGATTatgcagcaaagacagttctagttagactGTTGTCATGTTAAAAGCAATTAGGAcctaagcaagaagttgtaagctggAATAGCGAGCAGTAAGTGTTAAGTTGATGgaattaaatatatagatatagtgtatagccattaaattgggactcaACACAACCataggaaagacgaagggaccgtgcaaCTCGTGCTCGGGCgacacgctttgtgttcttgttcgtaacagcaaAGTTGCTAACATTTTCAGCACTCTTTTTCATTTTGAAGTTGATTTCATGGTTGCAAGAgtgctcggtttcaaatgaatgtATACCATTCGTtaagaaatttgaattctgctatctattttttatatgtattatacaaatatgtgtatataatattatagaaatattttgaaaattctacCACATACATgataattcattgcaagcaaaatgagACCTTCATCctaacatacaaatgaaatatgcaacatacGCTAAGTGTCGCTTAGCCGATGAGCACCAACATTTGCCAACATTTTATGGAAAGACATGATAAACTCGATACGAAATGCTGGATTCTTTTTGCTCGTGTAAACGCACAAAGTGACACCAAAAATGAGTTTACCAATAATGAGCTTCAACAGTTGAGCGACGGAAAGAATCCGCCTGTGAGCCCACACTTAGCAATATTGACAGCAATATCGACGACGTCTATTGACTGTCGAAATGCGCCTTAATAAGTTTGTGTTTATCGATAGTTGAGTTAAATGTGAATGCGAATGGTCTTTAGCGCGTTGgtttagagaaaaaaaattgttgaaaaagtcATTTGGTGGTTATAGTGGTTGCGGGTTTATTACAGTTTAGATTGAAGTGTACttcgaatattattttctttaatatacttgtattattaagGTTGAggtaagtcaaattttaattatattaggcTACGTATGTGTTAATTGAAATTAAGCCGCCATCTTTGAGTATTCAACGTGTGCAGTAAATAGTAGCGTTAATCTACGTGTTGTAAGAAGTTTCTCCCGTCTCGTGTTTTAACGTTTGCTTCTGCGTCAAATGCCTATTGGTATGGTTTTAATATTAAGAATTTATGAAATGTACTGTTTATCGGTTATGttaaataatagaaaacttGTTTGATTTAATAATGTAGAATCTCGGGGATAATTTAACCGCATCCGTTCCGTCTACTATCGCTTGTTGCTGTTTTACCGAAAGCTCAGTTTCGCCGCGCAACTTTTTCGTTTAGTCCTCCTTTTGCAAGGACCAGATAATTTTCAACACCAAATCGTAAGTTACATACGAACATCAGTTGAAATGCCCGGAGCAGGCACTTTCAAACTATTTATAGGGAATCTTGATGAAAAGACGCAGGCTACTGAACTGCGACTACTATTTGAGAAATACGGTACCGTTGTGGAATGTGATATCGTGAAAAATTATGGCTTTGTTCATATGGAAACAGAACAGCAGGGACGCGACGCTATCCAAAATTTGAACGGGTACATTTTGAATGACAATGCTATAAAAGTGGAAGCGGCGAAAAGTCGTCGCGCACCTAATACGCCAACAACGAAAATCTTCGTGGGAAATTTAACGGATAAAACGCGAGCACCCGAGGTGCGCGAATTATTTCAAAAGTATGGAACCGTCGTCGAGTGTGACATCGTTCGTAACTACGGTTTCGTTCACTTGGATTGCATCGGTGACGTGCAAGATGTCATCAAGGAGTTGAATGGTCGCGTCGTCGACGGTCAGCCACTTAAAGTCCAAGTTTCTACTAGCCGTGTACGCCCTAAACCTGGCATGGGTGATCCGGAGCAGTGCTATCGTTGCGGTCGTTCCGGCCATTGGTCTAAAGAATGTCCACGATTATACGGCGGTGATCGCGGTTTAAGTGCCGGCGGCTATAGAGACCGAATGTACGGTCGTGATCCGTATcctccaccaccaccaccaccaccattcTTACGCGACAGGATCATGGATGGCTTTAgggtaaattttgtattaataataaaaataagtacgCTATTGACCAACACACATAGTTTTGAAACAgtattttacttatttcttAAAAAGAGTAGATTACAACATTAATGTGAATTAGGTTATGAGTTTCTCCACGACTGCTTTCAAGTAAATTTACGTCAAtatattagattagattagataagAATAAaagtatgcaccgcgacctttggtctattgtgccctccacTAGGTCACAACAACTTATCTAGCCCAGGCATATTGATGAAATCCAATATACAgctaggtgctagtgaagcgatgcgatccctgtcTGAAAACATGGATCCTAGGGCCTTAACTCTGcctctgcagactgctgtgcagtccactagcaggtgttctggagtttccgactccatgtcacagaaccggaagtttgcagaagagactaAGACCAACCGTTATGCAgggttctggtcctaccatttttgtgAATGCCGCAGAGCGAACTCCTTAGCCAGTTCATTTCCTTCTATACCCCTGTGATCAGGCACCCAGATGAGGTGCACTCTATTGTGGCTTGATAgactgttcagccgttctatgcaCTCCTGCATTAGTAGCaatttgacctcaaaagccgagatcgcttttagtaccgcctgactatcgctgagtctGCTGATcctcttattgcgatagttgcgttggaggtttatggAGGAcgtcaatatatacataattgtatattttataaggaTAATTTAGTTTTGTCTCTTTATTATCATTATAGATCgtagttatattaaaaaattttatagaatttgATAGGAAGTGGTGACCAAGAATAATTCTCGGTCGAATGGGTACACTTTATCTGTACAAATACAGGTTTCCTAgccttaattaaaataaaaaattatagaaagtaTAAATAAAGCTAGGTAATGGTCTTTTTGATGATATGTTGAAatcaatttcgaaatttatataatataaatatgtctatacaattaaattatatatatatacatatgtatatgtaaggtGCGTTAAGAGCACGATTTGgaacgtgatattttaattagatcACTGTGGATTGTTGCTTTTTCAGGATTATGATTACTATGATCGTAGGTTTGAAGATACCCGCGATTTATTCGAAAGGCGGTACCAAAGCTCCAGAATGCGTGATTTCCCTCCTCCACCCCTATCTCGTCGAGAACCTATGCCTCTTCCCCCGCCGCTTAGTGGCAGTATAAGAGGTAGCAGCTTGTCCCGTGGTTACGATTCAATGTTTAGTCGTAGGTCTCCACCACCTCGAAGCAGCAATGGACTTGGTCGCTATGGGtacgttgaaatttttttcgcaaGGTAGGCATTTtactaattattttcatttacagCTATGAAGATTTCAGTCGAGATTCATTCGATGATAGAATGATTTCCTCCAGGGGAATGCGCGGACCATCACCGCCTGGTCGCCGCTATGCACCGTACTGAGATGAACTTTACTTCGGCCGCATGACTTATATGAGTGGCAGTTTGTGTGAAGAATAAATGCATACAGTTCACAGTCAAATGACAATTCATTAGATGTATTATTATTAATCCTTcaactaattttttcaatatttaaataattttactgattttcaaaaaggaaaaaattgtatatatttacaatttaaatgcaaaattatGTTACTAGTTTTCTGATTACATAATGCACACACTATACCAGATACAACATACAACGTATTAAATAcataaagttaaattataactaaataatagTAATTGATAAAACAAACCCAACAATTCTAAAAATATAGTACTATTTCTGGCTACATCAATAAAGACATTGAAATTTACGAAAAACTTTCATCGTATGAGATATGAAGTGTGTTAAAACCAATCATTTTCATACTTTTACAACATGTTGATACAGggtaatatagttttgtttacctaacggttgtttgtatcaactaaaaTATAGGgcaatgtatgtataaatgatcaggagacGAGTGGACTGGTGACTgcctatccgtccgtccgtccgtctgtgcaagctgtaacttagtaaaaattgagatatctcaaATCTTGGTACATGTTTTTTGGGACTATAAAAAGGTAGGTATTGTAGATGGTCATATTCGGACCTTTACCACGCCCATTAATCGAAATCCAAAAAGTAGCCATGACtatgctccacaataagatacaagactgttatttggtataaggAATCGGATTAGGAAAAAGCATTTGgagtgtaaaattttttgaagaagtGGGCCCCGCCCACTAATAGTTTTAATGTACGTATCTCCTAAACCCCTAaaactataataaccaaattcagccaaattcattttttttttttttagtacccTTGTCGACAGTGAAAATGTGTGAATTCAGATTATAACCCCGCACACTCCCCACATGAgggttttcttaaaaactactaaaaaaagcgataaatctataaatgtatttatgcatGATGCAACCAGTTTAAAAATGCACACATgtcaatttttgcaaaaatttaaagttggaAAAACCATTACTGTCATAGCTGTTGCGCAAAAACACACAAAACTTGCAACAATTGAAAAGTAGTTGCACAAAAACTTACACCAAAACCAACTGTGCTAGCTAAAATGTCATTGTAAGATATGTATGTTGCTATAATTTTGatgttatatttagttttattgtatttgtagactttttttattatatagaaTATAGTAGAAAGAGTGCGTCAAGTCCAATGAAGCTTTCACTTTTAGAATAATCCGTTTGGCTTTAAAGCTATTCGGaattaaatgtatttctttttttttttacacgatGCATTTTGTACCTTTCTGataaaaatcgataatttttgttttctaactCGTCAGTGAGAGTATTAATAAGAAAtgttttgcacatttttatgttggaaaatgtaaattttcgaaTGCACAGTTTTTAGCAGTTTCATGCAAGACCATCAGCCAGCATAAAATCGACAGTGCAACCTGCGCAGTATTTACTGCATTAACGAAAAAACGCGAATTGGActatgggcgtggcaccgcc encodes:
- the lark gene encoding RNA-binding protein lark, coding for MPGAGTFKLFIGNLDEKTQATELRLLFEKYGTVVECDIVKNYGFVHMETEQQGRDAIQNLNGYILNDNAIKVEAAKSRRAPNTPTTKIFVGNLTDKTRAPEVRELFQKYGTVVECDIVRNYGFVHLDCIGDVQDVIKELNGRVVDGQPLKVQVSTSRVRPKPGMGDPEQCYRCGRSGHWSKECPRLYGGDRGLSAGGYRDRMYGRDPYPPPPPPPPFLRDRIMDGFRDYDYYDRRFEDTRDLFERRYQSSRMRDFPPPPLSRREPMPLPPPLSGSIRGSSLSRGYDSMFSRRSPPPRSSNGLGRYGYEDFSRDSFDDRMISSRGMRGPSPPGRRYAPY